One genomic segment of Helicobacter enhydrae includes these proteins:
- a CDS encoding 16S rRNA (uracil(1498)-N(3))-methyltransferase, which translates to MQFIYHENAGATQLTIEGETYQHLYKSRRTKTQETLSLRNLKDDFLYRYQHQSITRKEATITLIDKTPKPVIPTRYTHLILAVFDQKEFYKILPSLNELGVGKLTLFFAHFSQREKLDCNKIHKILIYSSQQCGRSNLMHIEILENLDDVLAHYPKIGVFDFGGTALTKVDLPILIGPEGGLSPQEREILKDYPTFSTQQDLILKSQSACLYVASTLL; encoded by the coding sequence ATGCAATTCATCTACCACGAAAATGCTGGAGCCACCCAACTCACGATTGAGGGTGAAACTTATCAACATCTATACAAATCAAGACGCACCAAAACACAAGAAACACTTTCATTACGCAATCTCAAAGATGACTTTCTCTATCGATACCAACATCAATCTATCACACGCAAAGAAGCCACGATCACTCTGATAGACAAAACGCCAAAACCCGTCATTCCCACAAGATACACACACTTGATTTTGGCAGTTTTTGATCAAAAAGAATTTTACAAAATCCTTCCATCGCTCAATGAATTGGGGGTTGGGAAGCTGACTTTGTTTTTTGCACATTTCAGCCAAAGAGAGAAGCTTGATTGCAACAAAATCCACAAGATTCTCATTTATTCCTCACAGCAATGCGGCAGAAGCAACTTAATGCACATAGAAATCCTAGAAAACCTTGATGATGTTTTGGCACATTATCCAAAAATCGGGGTGTTTGATTTTGGTGGCACAGCACTCACAAAAGTAGATCTCCCTATTTTGATTGGTCCGGAGGGAGGGCTAAGCCCACAAGAACGAGAGATTTTGAAAGATTATCCTACTTTTTCCACCCAGCAAGATTTGATTCTCAAATCCCAAAGTGCTTGTTTGTATGTCGCAAGCACTTTGCTCTAA
- a CDS encoding ArsS family sensor histidine kinase — translation MLRVFGHTSLFTKIVGLFVFSLVCFASFLFYFINDQIEQEDLREELRYRYFISTIGANINVNGNIKVIYQYLREFGFIQVDEPEVKDKMLHANKLPPFFQGFAAKTLKTEQGIYILVETPTNAVLYRYSPEKSLFHFYVISFVVVVLLSFMFILLLRALLPLRVLQTNIRKFADGDLEISCRLDQDDEIGELAQEFDNAVSKIKALNDSRTLFLRSVMHELNTPITKGRLISAMLKDEVLKGRLNSIFERLGSLIGEFAKLEQMNSKNYRINKKEFLLQEVVDEAKKMLMIDNDEQVILQSHNDLIKADFELFALVLKNLFDNAIKYGDDKKVIVATQKQNLVVSNKGEALKAEFKEYLKPYFKENNSQGFGLGLYIIKNVLESQRFSIDYYHQDGMNYFVIEDCVVENFCKLPPTKEKE, via the coding sequence ATGCTTCGCGTTTTTGGACATACCTCACTTTTTACCAAAATTGTGGGGTTGTTTGTTTTTTCATTGGTTTGTTTTGCGAGTTTTTTGTTTTATTTTATTAACGATCAGATTGAGCAAGAGGACCTTAGAGAAGAATTGAGGTATCGCTATTTTATCAGCACCATTGGTGCAAATATCAATGTCAATGGCAATATCAAAGTGATTTATCAGTATCTAAGAGAGTTTGGTTTCATCCAAGTAGATGAGCCTGAAGTCAAAGACAAAATGCTGCACGCCAACAAACTCCCCCCGTTTTTTCAAGGTTTTGCTGCCAAGACTTTGAAAACAGAGCAGGGGATTTATATCCTAGTGGAAACACCCACCAATGCAGTGCTTTATCGCTATTCCCCAGAAAAATCCCTATTTCATTTTTATGTGATTAGTTTTGTGGTTGTGGTGTTGCTTTCTTTTATGTTTATTTTGCTTCTGCGTGCTTTGTTGCCCCTAAGGGTTTTGCAGACGAATATTAGAAAATTTGCTGATGGAGATTTGGAGATTTCTTGTCGTTTGGATCAAGATGATGAGATTGGAGAATTGGCTCAAGAGTTTGATAATGCGGTGAGCAAAATCAAAGCACTCAATGATTCTAGGACTTTGTTTTTGCGTTCTGTGATGCATGAGTTGAATACCCCAATTACTAAGGGGCGTTTGATTTCTGCGATGTTGAAAGATGAGGTGCTCAAGGGTCGATTGAACTCTATTTTTGAGCGATTGGGGAGCTTGATCGGAGAGTTTGCTAAGTTGGAGCAAATGAATTCCAAAAACTACAGAATCAACAAAAAAGAGTTTTTGTTGCAAGAAGTGGTAGATGAGGCAAAAAAAATGCTGATGATTGATAATGATGAGCAGGTGATTTTGCAATCTCATAATGATTTGATCAAGGCAGATTTTGAGTTGTTTGCATTGGTTTTGAAAAATCTCTTTGACAATGCGATCAAATATGGGGATGACAAAAAAGTGATTGTGGCGACACAGAAGCAGAATTTGGTGGTAAGCAACAAGGGAGAGGCACTAAAAGCTGAATTCAAAGAATATTTGAAGCCTTATTTCAAAGAAAACAATTCGCAAGGTTTTGGCTTGGGGCTTTATATCATCAAGAATGTTTTGGAATCCCAAAGGTTTAGTATCGATTATTATCATCAAGATGGTATGAATTATTTTGTGATTGAGGATTGTGTCGTGGAGAATTTTTGTAAATTACCGCCAACAAAGGAGAAAGAATGA
- the hemB gene encoding porphobilinogen synthase — protein MRLRRTRMHPVMRDMVRETSLDIADFMYPLFVIDEQNVKNPIASMPDVYQMSIEYLLEECRELVELGIYSVLLFGIPAYKDAKGSSALDNSIVARATHAIKTRFPQMFVAVDLCFCEYTDHGHCGILDGGSVDNDATLEILGLQALHLAQSGADLIAPSGMMDKMIAHLRKVLDESGFYNLPIMSYSTKFASAYYGPFRDVAQSTPSFGDRKTYQEDGANRREALRESLNDEKEGADILMVKPALAYLDIVRDIREASLLPLAVYNVSGEYSMLKYAGKAGVIDYERVLLETMISFKRAGADIIISYHSKEMAHILKTR, from the coding sequence ATGAGATTAAGACGCACAAGAATGCACCCTGTGATGCGTGATATGGTGAGGGAAACTTCTTTGGATATTGCAGATTTTATGTATCCCCTTTTTGTGATTGATGAGCAAAATGTCAAAAACCCAATTGCCTCGATGCCTGATGTGTATCAAATGAGTATTGAATATTTGCTAGAAGAATGTCGTGAGCTTGTGGAGTTGGGGATTTATAGTGTGTTGCTCTTTGGTATCCCTGCTTACAAAGACGCAAAGGGGAGTTCGGCTCTGGATAATAGTATTGTTGCACGGGCAACACACGCGATCAAGACAAGATTCCCACAGATGTTTGTGGCTGTGGATCTGTGTTTTTGTGAATACACTGATCACGGGCATTGTGGGATTTTGGATGGGGGGAGCGTGGATAATGATGCGACTTTGGAGATTTTGGGCTTACAGGCTTTGCATTTGGCACAATCTGGAGCTGATTTGATCGCCCCTAGCGGAATGATGGACAAAATGATTGCACATTTACGCAAGGTGCTTGATGAATCAGGTTTTTATAACCTTCCGATTATGAGTTATTCGACAAAGTTTGCAAGTGCTTATTATGGACCCTTTCGCGATGTGGCACAATCTACACCAAGCTTTGGCGATCGCAAGACTTATCAAGAAGATGGTGCAAATCGCAGAGAGGCACTTAGAGAATCTCTCAATGATGAAAAAGAGGGGGCTGATATTTTGATGGTGAAACCTGCTCTGGCATATTTGGATATTGTGAGAGATATTCGTGAGGCGAGTCTGCTTCCTTTGGCAGTTTATAATGTGAGTGGAGAATATAGTATGCTCAAATACGCAGGAAAGGCTGGGGTGATTGATTATGAAAGGGTTTTGCTTGAGACGATGATAAGTTTCAAGAGGGCTGGAGCAGATATTATCATCAGTTATCATAGTAAGGAAATGGCACATATTCTTAAAACAAGGTAG
- a CDS encoding CiaD-like domain-containing protein produces MKELKDVILETLSQIDDKETHRGQPQVFNQQKKAEKLETANQDREILSAAIIDEREFLLAKREKLLVLFEGLLSPQTQSMEKKFELVVRYLQYLLSEIDKRLQEI; encoded by the coding sequence GTGAAAGAATTAAAAGATGTGATTTTGGAAACGCTCTCACAAATTGATGACAAAGAAACGCACAGAGGGCAACCGCAGGTGTTTAATCAACAAAAAAAAGCAGAAAAACTAGAGACAGCAAATCAAGATCGCGAAATCTTATCTGCTGCCATTATTGATGAGAGAGAGTTTCTACTTGCCAAACGCGAGAAACTTTTGGTGCTTTTTGAGGGTTTGCTCTCCCCTCAAACCCAAAGTATGGAGAAAAAATTTGAGCTTGTAGTCCGTTATCTGCAATATTTGCTTAGCGAAATTGACAAAAGATTGCAAGAGATTTGA
- a CDS encoding bifunctional enoyl-CoA hydratase/phosphate acetyltransferase: MQHLEGREYNVFDEVLAKAKAKGKIRVAVVQPTDETSLGGAIDSAKAGLIDPILVGEKQKILTTAEELGVDVSAFEIIDVVGDKESAAKAVEFATQGVAKALMKGNLHTNDIMGAVVKRDAGLRTDRSITHTFIMDIPAYHKALLVADAAINIAPDVNVKMSIIKNSVELAHKLGIKVPKVGLLSAVEMPYEKIPSSMEAFELTQRAKDEVSQAIVYGPLAFDNAISALSAKIKKIDSEVCGDPDILIAPQIESGNILFKALVYLAYAKVAGIVLGAKVPVILTSRADSVEARVASSALAVLASE, translated from the coding sequence ATGCAACATTTAGAAGGCAGAGAATACAATGTGTTTGATGAAGTGTTAGCCAAAGCAAAGGCAAAGGGCAAAATCAGAGTCGCTGTCGTGCAACCTACCGATGAGACAAGCTTGGGTGGGGCGATTGATTCTGCAAAAGCTGGATTGATCGATCCTATTTTAGTCGGAGAGAAGCAGAAAATCTTAACAACAGCTGAAGAATTGGGTGTTGATGTAAGTGCATTTGAAATCATTGATGTGGTAGGAGATAAAGAATCAGCGGCAAAAGCTGTGGAGTTTGCCACACAGGGAGTTGCAAAGGCTCTGATGAAGGGCAATCTACACACAAATGACATTATGGGTGCAGTTGTCAAGAGAGATGCGGGGTTGCGAACTGACCGAAGTATCACTCATACTTTTATTATGGATATTCCTGCGTATCACAAGGCTTTGTTGGTTGCTGATGCAGCGATCAATATCGCCCCTGATGTGAATGTCAAAATGAGTATCATCAAAAATTCAGTAGAACTAGCTCATAAGCTTGGGATCAAAGTGCCAAAGGTGGGGCTTTTGAGTGCTGTAGAAATGCCTTATGAAAAGATTCCTAGCTCTATGGAGGCATTTGAGCTAACCCAAAGAGCAAAAGATGAAGTGAGTCAAGCGATCGTGTATGGTCCTTTGGCATTTGACAATGCGATTTCTGCACTTTCGGCAAAAATCAAAAAAATCGATTCAGAAGTTTGTGGCGATCCTGATATTTTGATTGCCCCACAGATTGAATCTGGAAATATTTTGTTTAAAGCTTTGGTGTATTTGGCTTATGCTAAGGTCGCAGGAATCGTGCTTGGTGCAAAAGTGCCCGTGATTTTGACTTCAAGGGCTGATAGTGTTGAGGCGAGAGTGGCTTCATCTGCGTTGGCAGTTTTGGCAAGTGAGTAG
- a CDS encoding acetate/propionate family kinase, translated as MMKEIILVINAGSSSLKFKIFDLNHEAIAYGQVEGIDLAPSFKAKDADGNVIAEYAWGREDAHNHSMVLGYLVDWITGTFEGYRLRACGHRIVHGGTLFNASVLVTDEVVEQIESLIPLAPLHQPHHLRVIKLMKQRYPELPQVAVFDTAFHQSMQGNATMYAIPYELYQEGVRRYGMHGTSYAYIVHKLQESQSAFADKRLIVAHIGSGASLCAINNGKSVMTTMGMTALDGVCMGTRPGSIDPGILLYLMENKGYGVDKIREFLYYKSGVGGLSELSSNFYTLECEMAQNEGAKRAYDFMTYRTAEEIARLMVSLGGADAIIFTAGVGENSAYFRAEVCRQLEYLGVKIDAQKNQSRNDEVISAPESKIAVLTIPTNEELMIVLDTIALTHA; from the coding sequence ATGATGAAAGAAATTATATTGGTTATCAATGCTGGGAGTTCAAGCCTAAAGTTTAAAATTTTTGATTTGAATCACGAGGCGATTGCCTATGGACAGGTGGAGGGGATTGATTTGGCTCCAAGCTTTAAGGCGAAAGACGCAGATGGCAATGTGATTGCAGAGTATGCTTGGGGACGCGAGGATGCTCACAATCATTCGATGGTTTTGGGGTATTTGGTAGATTGGATTACAGGGACTTTTGAAGGGTATAGATTGAGGGCTTGTGGGCATAGGATTGTGCATGGAGGGACATTGTTTAATGCTTCAGTGTTGGTGACGGATGAAGTGGTAGAGCAGATTGAAAGCCTTATCCCACTTGCTCCATTGCACCAACCCCATCATTTACGCGTAATCAAACTAATGAAACAACGATACCCCGAACTTCCTCAAGTCGCAGTGTTTGATACGGCTTTTCATCAAAGTATGCAGGGCAATGCTACGATGTATGCTATTCCTTATGAGCTTTATCAAGAAGGGGTGCGTCGCTATGGGATGCACGGCACCTCGTATGCCTATATCGTGCATAAACTTCAAGAAAGTCAATCTGCTTTTGCAGACAAAAGGCTGATTGTAGCTCATATCGGCTCTGGTGCGTCTTTGTGTGCGATCAACAATGGCAAATCTGTGATGACCACGATGGGGATGACTGCTCTTGATGGTGTTTGTATGGGGACAAGACCCGGAAGCATTGATCCGGGTATTTTGTTGTATTTGATGGAGAACAAAGGCTATGGTGTCGATAAGATCCGTGAGTTTTTGTATTACAAAAGTGGTGTGGGCGGTTTGTCTGAATTGAGTTCTAATTTTTATACATTGGAATGTGAAATGGCTCAAAATGAAGGGGCAAAACGCGCTTATGATTTTATGACTTATCGCACGGCAGAAGAGATTGCAAGATTGATGGTGAGTTTGGGTGGAGCTGATGCGATTATTTTCACTGCCGGTGTGGGTGAAAATTCTGCATATTTTAGGGCTGAAGTGTGTAGGCAATTGGAATATTTGGGAGTGAAGATTGATGCACAGAAAAATCAAAGTCGCAATGATGAGGTGATCAGTGCCCCTGAGAGCAAAATAGCGGTATTGACAATCCCAACGAATGAAGAATTGATGATTGTCCTAGATACTATTGCACTGACACACGCATAA
- the gatA gene encoding Asp-tRNA(Asn)/Glu-tRNA(Gln) amidotransferase subunit GatA, whose protein sequence is MESKMVTLKEALSLDEAQLKDIKKEIQAKAEQSKLNAYIGKIEASRDTGIPILIKDNINVRGWEITCGSKILQGYIAPYNASVIERLHHNGMCGFGRGNMDEFAMGSTSANSAYGPTLNPCDISRVPGGSSGGSAAAVAGGLAIAALGSDTGGSIRQPAGFCGCVGLKPTYGRVSRYGLVAYSSSLDQIGPIAQNVEDTAILFDAISGECSFDSTSAKQAPTQTASKLDATKRFKIAVLRDFLKDATQDIQDAYEHTISVLKEMGHEIVEKQMLATNYHIGAYYIICTAEASSNLARFDGVRYAHRAQDIQNLQELYIKTRSEGFGAEVKRRILLGNFVLNSGSYEAYYLKAQKVRKLIKEQYDNIFADADLILCPIAPSVAPKFGSTKTALEMYLSDIYTISVNLAGLPAISLPVGLGENDLPIGMQIIGKSFDEQSVLDAAYGLEQKIGQIGVRK, encoded by the coding sequence TTGGAGTCAAAAATGGTAACCCTCAAAGAAGCTTTGAGTCTAGATGAAGCACAATTAAAGGACATCAAAAAAGAGATACAAGCAAAAGCTGAACAATCTAAATTGAATGCATATATTGGCAAGATTGAGGCAAGTAGAGATACAGGCATTCCGATTTTAATCAAAGACAATATCAATGTGCGTGGATGGGAGATCACTTGTGGAAGCAAGATTTTGCAAGGATATATTGCTCCTTACAACGCAAGTGTGATTGAGAGATTGCATCACAATGGCATGTGTGGATTTGGTCGTGGAAATATGGATGAATTTGCAATGGGAAGCACTTCTGCCAATAGTGCCTATGGTCCAACACTCAATCCTTGTGATATCTCAAGAGTGCCTGGAGGGAGTAGTGGGGGAAGTGCAGCCGCAGTTGCTGGTGGATTGGCTATTGCAGCACTTGGAAGTGATACGGGTGGATCCATCCGACAACCTGCTGGGTTTTGTGGTTGTGTTGGCTTGAAGCCTACCTATGGTCGCGTGAGCCGTTATGGTTTGGTTGCATATAGCTCAAGTTTGGATCAAATCGGACCGATTGCCCAAAATGTCGAAGACACTGCGATTTTGTTTGATGCGATTTCTGGAGAATGTAGCTTTGATTCTACAAGTGCAAAACAAGCACCCACGCAAACCGCCTCAAAGCTTGATGCAACCAAACGATTCAAAATCGCAGTTTTGCGAGATTTCTTGAAAGATGCAACACAAGACATTCAAGATGCTTATGAGCACACAATCTCTGTTTTGAAGGAGATGGGACATGAGATTGTTGAAAAACAAATGCTTGCAACAAATTATCATATTGGTGCTTATTATATTATCTGCACCGCTGAGGCGAGTTCAAATCTTGCACGATTTGATGGTGTGCGTTATGCACATCGAGCACAAGACATTCAGAATCTACAAGAGCTGTATATCAAGACACGCTCTGAAGGTTTTGGCGCTGAGGTAAAAAGGCGTATTTTGCTTGGAAATTTTGTATTAAATAGTGGATCTTATGAGGCTTATTATCTCAAGGCTCAAAAGGTGCGCAAATTGATCAAAGAGCAATACGATAATATTTTTGCTGATGCGGATTTGATTTTGTGTCCTATTGCTCCAAGTGTTGCCCCAAAGTTTGGTAGCACAAAAACAGCTCTTGAAATGTATCTTAGTGATATTTATACTATTTCTGTAAATCTTGCAGGATTGCCTGCTATTTCCTTGCCTGTCGGGCTTGGAGAAAATGATTTGCCAATAGGTATGCAGATTATTGGCAAAAGCTTTGATGAGCAGAGTGTGTTGGACGCTGCGTATGGTTTGGAACAGAAAATTGGACAAATAGGAGTTAGAAAATGA
- a CDS encoding sulfite oxidase, protein MKKETHEKTQVKEVGLHEAYAQDPQKADLAIFGREVDPITRRGFLHKSSLLAMASILGANIPFASNMPGGIIPALLANSDTPFSVPGKDGLIYLNDRPVNAETPPQFLDSPFTEPKYFFIRNNGTPPPLESIDPKTWKLEIAGESCKKPKSFTIDELKKKFKHYTYALVVECGGNSRKEVVPATKGNQWENGAVGCGRWTGVRLRDVLESCGIKKDAVYIGYYGADLRLDGNTSKEVISRGVPIAKALEDETLIAWEYEGQDIPYMNGYPLRLVIGGVPASASGKWLKKIVVRNKVHDGEKMNGQSYRIPCKPVAPGSKVADKDMCVIENMVVKSLITHPVSGIKSKLANTLEVRGKAWAGDRSVKEMYVSIDFGETWQKAKLKKPLNRLAWQEWSASVKFPETGYYEVWARAVNDKGVSQPMVLPGWNPRGYLNNACHRIAVEII, encoded by the coding sequence ATGAAAAAAGAAACACACGAAAAAACACAGGTTAAGGAAGTTGGATTGCACGAGGCGTATGCACAAGATCCACAAAAAGCGGATTTGGCAATCTTTGGACGCGAAGTAGATCCTATCACGCGTAGAGGCTTTTTGCACAAATCCTCATTGTTGGCAATGGCTTCAATTTTGGGTGCAAATATCCCATTTGCTTCCAATATGCCCGGCGGCATTATCCCTGCATTGTTGGCAAATAGCGATACGCCCTTTAGCGTTCCTGGCAAAGATGGCTTGATCTATCTCAACGATCGCCCTGTCAATGCGGAGACTCCACCGCAATTCTTGGATAGTCCTTTTACAGAGCCAAAGTATTTTTTCATTAGAAACAATGGAACTCCTCCTCCTCTTGAGAGTATCGATCCAAAGACTTGGAAGCTAGAAATTGCTGGAGAATCTTGCAAAAAGCCAAAGAGTTTCACAATCGATGAGTTGAAGAAAAAGTTCAAGCACTATACTTATGCGTTGGTTGTGGAGTGTGGCGGAAATTCTCGTAAAGAAGTTGTCCCTGCAACCAAAGGTAATCAATGGGAAAATGGAGCAGTGGGCTGCGGAAGATGGACTGGTGTGAGATTGAGAGATGTTTTGGAGTCTTGTGGAATCAAAAAAGACGCAGTGTATATTGGCTACTATGGTGCAGATTTGCGTTTGGATGGCAATACAAGCAAAGAAGTGATTTCTAGAGGTGTTCCTATTGCTAAGGCTCTTGAAGATGAAACACTGATTGCGTGGGAATATGAGGGGCAAGATATTCCATATATGAATGGCTATCCTTTGCGTCTTGTGATTGGTGGAGTTCCTGCTTCTGCATCTGGAAAATGGTTGAAAAAGATTGTTGTGCGTAACAAGGTGCATGATGGAGAGAAGATGAATGGTCAGTCTTATCGTATTCCTTGTAAGCCTGTCGCCCCCGGTAGCAAGGTCGCTGATAAGGATATGTGCGTGATTGAAAATATGGTTGTCAAATCATTGATCACTCACCCTGTGTCAGGTATCAAGAGCAAACTTGCCAATACTCTTGAAGTGCGTGGTAAAGCTTGGGCAGGAGATCGCTCTGTGAAAGAAATGTATGTGAGCATTGACTTTGGCGAAACTTGGCAAAAAGCAAAACTCAAAAAACCACTCAATCGTTTGGCGTGGCAAGAATGGAGTGCTTCAGTGAAATTCCCTGAGACTGGATATTACGAAGTGTGGGCAAGGGCTGTCAATGACAAAGGGGTTTCTCAACCAATGGTATTGCCTGGATGGAATCCTAGAGGTTATCTCAATAACGCTTGTCACAGAATCGCTGTTGAAATCATTTAA
- a CDS encoding OPT family oligopeptide transporter: MERCQEITIRGILLGVFITIIFTTANVYLGLKAGLTFASSIPAAVFAMAFFKLLGNNNILENNIVQTQVSAAGTLSAIVFIIPALFFVGYWNHFHFWQTFAICACGGILGVIFTIPFRIELVEKNKLPYPEGVAAAEVLQLGEKDGDSGAKEMLCGATLSSLSIFLAQGLKVTSDGFGIFLQAGKAVFQIPMGFSLALIGAGWLVGISVGIAILVGVFLTWGILVPLLSSEALHAGQELATIANQIWAKDVRFIGVGLIGVSAIWTFLTILKPTIRGLKNSLHFSSRSDIPAKYLVVCFICVSLLIIATFHHFISQASFSHSALWTFVIIMSLASIFVGFLVSATCGYMAGLVGSSSSPISGIGIIGVVFLSLCVLFLTHLLNLPMQDKQFFIALSLFATSVVFAVATIANDNLQDLKTGAIVKATPWKQEVVLMIGCIVGASVVAPVLNLLYDAYGFIDHLPREGMSNANALSAPQAILMATIADGIFKNTLNWHYINLGIMLGIFFIFLNFLLSKKSISLPPLAIGMGVYLPPIITIPIFTGALLAYIASKKVSNNAQDQESFKKRGTLLASGLIVGESLMGILLAGYIVANLGTDAPILPFSVPTIYQEIAGSVFFVFALIYLYARSTRKSNERA; encoded by the coding sequence ATGGAAAGGTGCCAAGAAATCACGATTCGTGGAATTTTATTGGGGGTTTTTATTACGATTATTTTTACAACTGCAAATGTTTATCTAGGACTCAAAGCTGGACTAACTTTTGCCTCATCAATTCCTGCTGCAGTTTTTGCAATGGCTTTTTTCAAACTCTTGGGGAACAACAATATCTTGGAAAACAACATTGTGCAAACGCAAGTTTCTGCTGCAGGAACGCTTTCTGCGATTGTCTTTATCATCCCTGCACTCTTTTTTGTGGGATATTGGAATCATTTCCATTTTTGGCAAACATTTGCAATCTGTGCCTGTGGTGGGATTTTGGGAGTGATTTTTACCATCCCTTTTCGTATCGAACTTGTAGAAAAAAACAAACTCCCCTATCCAGAAGGCGTTGCTGCTGCTGAAGTGTTGCAACTCGGTGAAAAAGACGGCGATAGCGGGGCAAAAGAAATGCTGTGTGGAGCCACACTTTCTAGCCTTTCGATCTTTCTTGCACAAGGGCTGAAAGTCACCTCTGATGGATTTGGTATTTTCCTACAAGCAGGGAAAGCTGTTTTTCAGATTCCAATGGGCTTCTCTCTCGCTTTGATTGGGGCAGGATGGCTTGTGGGCATTAGTGTTGGGATAGCGATTTTGGTGGGTGTTTTTTTGACTTGGGGGATTCTTGTGCCACTTCTTAGCAGTGAAGCATTGCACGCAGGTCAAGAACTAGCCACAATCGCCAATCAAATTTGGGCAAAAGATGTGCGATTTATTGGGGTTGGACTTATTGGCGTATCAGCGATTTGGACTTTTTTGACTATTCTCAAACCAACAATTAGAGGACTCAAAAACTCTCTGCATTTCTCTAGTCGCTCTGATATACCCGCAAAATACCTCGTTGTTTGCTTTATCTGTGTGTCTCTTTTGATTATTGCCACCTTCCACCACTTCATCAGTCAGGCTTCATTTTCGCATTCTGCACTATGGACATTTGTCATCATAATGAGTCTCGCATCTATTTTTGTGGGCTTTTTGGTTTCTGCCACTTGTGGCTATATGGCGGGACTTGTCGGCTCCTCCTCTTCTCCAATTTCAGGAATCGGCATTATTGGCGTTGTATTCCTCTCTCTGTGCGTTTTGTTCCTTACGCATTTGCTCAATCTACCCATGCAAGACAAACAATTTTTTATCGCACTTAGCCTCTTTGCGACATCTGTTGTCTTTGCAGTTGCCACGATTGCCAACGACAATCTGCAAGATCTCAAAACCGGTGCGATTGTCAAAGCAACTCCGTGGAAACAAGAAGTAGTCTTGATGATAGGTTGTATCGTGGGGGCTTCAGTCGTCGCACCTGTCCTAAACCTCCTATACGATGCGTATGGATTTATCGATCATCTACCAAGAGAAGGGATGAGCAATGCCAATGCACTTTCGGCACCACAAGCCATTTTGATGGCAACAATCGCTGATGGGATTTTCAAAAACACCCTTAATTGGCACTATATCAATCTAGGGATTATGCTTGGCATATTTTTCATTTTCTTGAACTTCCTGCTATCCAAAAAATCAATCTCTCTGCCCCCATTGGCAATCGGAATGGGGGTCTATCTCCCACCAATTATCACAATCCCAATTTTTACTGGAGCACTTTTGGCTTACATTGCCTCAAAAAAAGTTTCAAACAATGCACAGGATCAAGAATCGTTCAAAAAACGAGGGACATTGCTAGCATCAGGGCTCATTGTGGGAGAAAGTCTGATGGGGATTCTACTTGCAGGATATATTGTCGCCAATCTTGGCACAGACGCTCCTATCCTGCCTTTCAGTGTGCCTACGATATATCAAGAAATCGCTGGAAGTGTTTTCTTTGTTTTTGCCCTTATCTATCTCTATGCAAGAAGCACAAGGAAATCAAATGAACGAGCTTAA
- the arsR gene encoding acid response regulator transcription factor ArsR, with product MLEILMIEDDVELAELLSEYLKQHDMNVTNYDEPYTGMSAVNTKKYDLLLLDLTLPNLDGLEVCQKIVKQKNIPIIISSARNDINDKTKALEMGADDYVPKPYDPQELVARIHAVLRRYSAKMQEEQKKSPQGVFEVKELSREIYFKGRKLELTKAEYEIMSLLLSKVGQVFSRESIAIETKSINPESSNKSIDVIIGRLRAKIEDSPKAPQYIISVRGVGYKIETH from the coding sequence ATGCTAGAAATTTTGATGATTGAAGATGATGTAGAGCTTGCAGAACTATTAAGCGAATATTTGAAGCAACACGATATGAATGTGACAAATTATGATGAGCCTTATACAGGAATGAGTGCAGTAAATACAAAAAAATACGATCTGCTGTTGCTAGATTTGACATTACCAAATCTCGATGGGCTAGAAGTGTGTCAAAAGATTGTAAAGCAAAAAAACATTCCTATCATTATTTCATCGGCTCGTAATGACATCAATGATAAAACAAAGGCTTTGGAAATGGGTGCTGATGACTATGTGCCAAAACCCTATGATCCCCAAGAGCTTGTAGCACGGATTCACGCAGTTTTGAGGCGTTATAGTGCAAAAATGCAAGAAGAACAGAAAAAAAGCCCACAAGGCGTGTTTGAAGTCAAAGAGCTTAGCCGTGAGATTTATTTCAAGGGACGCAAACTCGAGCTGACCAAAGCTGAGTATGAGATCATGTCTTTGTTGTTGAGCAAAGTGGGGCAAGTGTTTTCTAGAGAATCAATTGCCATTGAGACAAAATCAATCAATCCAGAGAGCTCCAACAAAAGCATTGATGTGATTATCGGACGCTTGCGTGCCAAGATCGAAGATAGTCCAAAAGCTCCGCAATATATTATTTCCGTGCGTGGAGTAGGCTACAAGATCGAAACGCATTAG